TCATCAGATGCCCAAATCTTGCAAAGGTAAGTATTGTAGTTCTGTATCACggttttaatcaaatataaagtattaacatatatttatgGTAAGACAGATTAACTAGCAAGTGACAAAGACATTTACTCGACATCCGAATTTAGGGTACTCGGCAGGCGCCTGCAGGTAGTCTTCTTCACGTGTTTCTAGGAAGTATTTCCTTTCATTGACCAAACTATTCGGTGTATTAAACTCAGAAGGGCAGTGAGGCTCCAGGATATGTGGCTTGTTTATGTAGGCAATGCACTATGAAAATAGTGAAACTTTGTTCTTTACTATTCCAATGAGATGTTATACtgaaaagggtaaactacatcatCACTCCTTTgtcatttaactaaaaaagttacaatttgatcactaaactattaaaaaattttcataaaatcactgagttgttaagttttttttatatttagctaAGGAGTTCCAAGTGACAATTTGACAACTGTTATGGTGGATTAGTACCCATAGACGAATAGGAAAACATATattagatccaagttgatctaACAGTCAATATAgaagatagaaaaaaaaaactgtttgaattttgatttggaaatttGTAAATCGTGACatccaaagttgtttcatgacaaaaaattaaattgtagaaaaaaaaaaagaaagctttCAATTAGTGCAGATAGTACGAACAAAGAAAATCATATAACTGATTTTAATAGCTCAATGACTCCAATGAAAACTTTTCAATAGcttagtgatcaaattttaactttttttaattaagtaacaaaaacaaaaacttactaTACTCATacatagtttagtgactaatgatgtagtttaccctaatggaaaaataaaagttcatttGCTTGATTACCTCCGAGATAGCTTGAAGATCTTTTGCACATTTTACATTACTCATCTCCACTTCTACGTATTCTTCTTTACAATTCCTTTTGGCTGACTGCAAAGAGAAGTGCTCaatgaacatataaacatacAGTTTTATTAACAAATCACTTGCAATTAAGGGTTTAGTCCATTGACCTCATAAAGTTCATCAGAGATAAGTGCCATACGATTATAAAATGGGATTTTTGAGTTGTCTTCATATTTCGAACCCGTTGAAGGATTACCGACCAAATACCCCTGCAACAAGTGCTAAAATCAAAGACTCTTCATAGGATgacataaagtgcaaaagtcaTCAAGAAATTGATATTAGAGCATTACTTTGAGATTGAAGGCTGGAACGCTCTCATCTTCGATACCTAAAACCGTGACATTGGTCCCATTAGAAACAACAAGATAAAACATTAAGTTTAAAGCGGGGTAACACACTCTTACCATCTGATATTGCATGAACAATGATGGGAACAATTTTCCCAGCGTATGAATCACCGGTAATATAGAGTGAGTTTGTGATGAACTTGAGATGACTTTGCAACCACTGAACAGACAAGAAGTAATCGTTGAAAACATTTCGTTTTTAAGTTAAGACTATTCACAAGTATCAGTTGCCTCCACCTTCCTCAGAAAATTATACCCATCATTAGCAAATCTTTTATCCCCTGTCTCAAAACCTTGCAATGTCGTTGAATAAGAAAATCCAGTGCCAACAGGTGCGTCTAGGAAGATTATATTTGCAACCTGAATAGTTATGATGGATGAGTAAGTAGAAGTTGCTAAGCATGAGCTATTATTATAGTATAGAATTGTTTAGGGACTCTCTCGAAGACTTCTCTCGGAAAGAGCTGATTATCCCAAAACAAGAATCATGAGTGGATGAATGATTTCACCTTTGTCCATGAGTAAGGGTTGAGAACAAAAGTTGGTAAGCTGCCATTATACTCCACCATGTTAAATTGCAAGGGCCCTAAATTAACATCATTACACGTGACTATGGAATCTCCTGTTGGTGAtactaaacaccaaaaataatcaGAGACTTTACCTATTTCGAAAAAAAGGCCAGAGAGAGCAGAGCAACCAGGACCTCCAGTGAGCCATAGGATGAGAGGATCTTTTGAAGGGTCACGTTctgattgaataaaataatagaaaaattccACATCTCCCACCCCTATGTACCTGAAACACAATTATTAACCGTAGGTAACATGATTCTGAAACCAGTACTATTAAAAATCACAGAAGGAAAGCATAAGCATAAGTGGATGAATGAGAAACTCACCCAGTTTCAAGCTTGAAGGGAAGTGAAGCAGAAAATCCAGGAAGGGACCTGATGTCTGAAAATGAAACCACATGCCTATTCCAAACCACAATGAAGACTATGTAGTAAAAACTTAGTAAGTCGACATACTTTGAAAACATCCTCCCTACTACCTACTTCTGTGGTTAAACTTTCTATTAACAAAAGAGCCGTCTTTGGGAAAGTATGAGCTCAAACTTTTGAAGACATTTGAAATGGATAAATTACTgcttaaaataatgatgataattatCTTTAGTTCACATATACTCGATCTAATCCAACCGATTTAACTTAGGTTAATTAACTAccattaaaagttaatttatcCATACTGCCAAATACAAAAACAGAGAAGAACCGAGGGGTGGTTCAAATTtcgattaaaattaaattaatagaccgaatcaatttaattcaattaattgattGATCGATTTAACTTGAtcataaatcaattaataaattgttaatattttgattaactcagtcaaattaatattattaatatatatttttatattttatatttattttaatcaaaaataaaagtatataaatttcgattaatttaattaatcgaaatatttcaattcagttaatctttaaaaaattcgATTGaactaacaattaaaaatataaaaattaattaatagtcTTTTAAAGAGAGAAAAGGAGAGGAGGCCTTGCTTTGAGTTTTAACAATTGGAATTTGAAAGTATCTGCTTTTGAGTAGTTTGGGTCTTTTACATTTCGTTTAATCTGATTTTGAAGAAGTTTCTATTAGAGTTCAAAATGCTTTGTTGtgttattagttaattaattaaaatttatagtaatttattctatttcattttaaaatttatttctgaTTAAATAATTTGGATAGTAAactgaactttgatttaattttattttgaaatccaacttcattaaaattaacaaaaaataacataaataaaagatagaaatatcttaataaaatttaaaaaaatcttatatttattctcaatttaaaaattctaatcaTATTTGATCTTTTTAACATAATACTTAAATTTACTCATAACTCTTCCTCAATCTATAAAAACAACACACTTGAACACATCCTTTTGGATAGATAGGCAATCAAACTAAGaacttaaatgatttatttttaatacccCGTTACAATACTTCAAACACTTCTTCAACTTCAATGAAATGCAAAAATAAGCTTTCCAAAcgaggataatgcacttcaaaATTCTTGAAATCATATCATCTTACATTAATAAGAAATCCATGCCAATcaagttaaaactcaatcaattTGAACGGTTTACTTTTTTAATACCTTGTTACAATACTTCAAAAGCACTTCTTCAACTTCAACAAAGTGCACGAATAAACATTCCGAACAAGAATAATACACTTCaacacatcaaattcatctccTCCTACATTAGTAAGAATATTCATGTCAATTAAGTTAAGACTTAATCAACTTAAATGATTTACTTTCTAATATCCTATTACAACAATCAACTTCAGTGAAGTGCAAGAATAAATTTTCCGAACAAAGATAACACTTCAACATACTCAAATGAGCCCTCCTATATTAGTAAGAACGTCCataccaatcaagttaaaattaaattaacttgaatgatttactttttaatACCCTATTACAACACTTCGAATTAACTTCCcaaacaaaataatacatttcaacGTACTCAAATCCACGTCTTCCCGCATTAGCAACAATATCATTCCAATCAAGCTAGTTAAGGCTCAATcagcttaaaaattttactttttaataccCTATTAAAAAACTTCTTCAACAGCACTTCTTCAACGAAGTGCAAGAATAAGCTTTCCCAGCGAGTAAAATAGATTCAGCACATTTCAAGACGAGTTTCATATCATCTTCCTCAACACTGACTTCATCAATAGCGTAGAATGTCAACTCCACCACATTTGAAGTCGAATTAGCTGTTCCACAGTGTATCATTTCAGTAAGATcatgtttgtaaaatgaaaaacaaaatcaaaatatattgataATCCAATTCGAAATTTAGcttgaattatgtttaaattttagttattttatttaaaaataaaaactagacccttctattatttcaatttaaaattcagtCTAATCATCATCGATACAATAATGCAATCATACCAACTTCACCGAATCCAGGGTGTTTGCTTGggtgaaaagtaaaaagataataggagaaaatgaaaaagtgataagAGAAAATCATTTTTCATCCTAATAGATAAAATTCAATCTCTCCAAAGTGAAATCATAAGAGGGGAGAAAACTAGAGATTGTATGTTAGTTCAAAATTGGATAAATTACACCATTAGTaactaaattatgaataaacTTTTGCTTCGATCACcgaactatttaaaagttttcatttaaccTACTATGCTAAATGACTTTCTTTGTTTGTATTGTCTACACCAATAAAGCTCTATTTCCATTTCTGTTCTACACTTCCaagttttatttcataaaacaaattttaaacgTTACGAATCTACGAACCAAAATTCTAACAATTTTTACCTTTCTAAGCGTCGAACCATCTCAACTAAGCAGGAACGGAAAGGAGAAATATTTCTTTTACCTTTCTATCATTccacattttctttctttcgacTCTATCAAACAAAACATTTaagcataaatattaaatctcaaatttgacCGAAACAAAGTGACTCGAAAATACCTTTCGTCACAAAATAACCGACGACCCGAGGAGCTATGTTTGAGTCATTAGTAGAGGTTGGTGCATACCTATAAATAAGggaaattaaaaacttcatatCCTAATAGTTgtatacaaaatttatttaaaagaacttgagattaaattaaaatcctcACATGTCCGGTTTTGCACGAAAAATGCCTCGAGAAACAGCCTGCAACAAAGCTCAAGactcttaaaatttcaaaatcattgaGAAACAGATGCttagatgaaaaaaaaaaaagagttgctTTAGTGAATTGCTTGCCTTCAAACAGAGTTTGTTAACAGATGTAAGCAGTAACAATTTCAAGGACTCCCTAACCTTTATGAGTTGTTCACAAATTTATTGAACGAAAATTGAATATCGAGAGGATTCAAATGGGCAATAATGCTAAAATCATAGTATTGAAATGTAAATCTCATGCTTGAGGGAGAGGGAGATTTACCTCTAAGTCTAGCATTGTCGATGCATTTGCGGCATCGGAAATTGGGTCCATTGTGAAGTTTAATTGACCGGTGGAGTGGGTTTTGTTATAAAACCAATGAGTAGCCCCGGCAGCCAATGCCTCCAAGCCCGCCACGCTGCCGTTCAAAGCTCCTTTGCCCATCGTAACATTAACAACAGTCTCAACTCGAGTCCCGCTGGATCGACATTCTCTAACATCAGGGAATAATATTGAAACGAAAAACCAATGAAAAATAAACCTGGGTTTTCATTGTACCCACCTGGTGTCAGTCAGGCTCAGAATTATTTGCCTACATAGGTCAACAATGTTGCAGCTCCGTCCGAGGCCGTTCGCAGGTGAAGGGTGTGAAGACACGGACGGATGATCTTTCCCATTGCCCGTCACGATTGACCCGTACTGTAATTTTGGGGTCTGGCTCTGGGTCTGGCTAGCTCCTTGTACTGCTAGGATCCATGTCAGCAgaaaactaaattgaaactGCAACAAGTGATGGAGAATTGAAAACCAAGCAAGTTAAAATCAAAGTAGAAAGAGATCATAAAGcgaaatttatgaagaaattgaattgaGACTTGTTCAAGCCAGCCAGGCTCCTCTCAacaaatctttttctttttcagaagattttttagaaaaataaaaacctaaaaattatctGAACAAAATAATACAACTTTGATTTCCTTAACCCT
This genomic window from Gossypium raimondii isolate GPD5lz chromosome 10, ASM2569854v1, whole genome shotgun sequence contains:
- the LOC105777081 gene encoding serine carboxypeptidase-like 18, encoding MFSKYVDLLSFYYIVFIVVWNRHVVSFSDIRSLPGFSASLPFKLETGYIGVGDVEFFYYFIQSERDPSKDPLILWLTGGPGCSALSGLFFEIGPLQFNMVEYNGSLPTFVLNPYSWTKVANIIFLDAPVGTGFSYSTTLQGFETGDKRFANDGYNFLRKWLQSHLKFITNSLYITGDSYAGKIVPIIVHAISDGIEDESVPAFNLKGYLVGNPSTGSKYEDNSKIPFYNRMALISDELYESAKRNCKEEYVEVEMSNVKCAKDLQAISECIAYINKPHILEPHCPSEFNTPNSLVNERKYFLETREEDYLQAPAEYPKFGCRNYNTYLCKIWASDDGVQQALGIRKGTIREWIRCNENLLYDKDVGSVVDYHLSLNTEGYRALIYSGDHDTVVPYVGTESWVKSLNLSIVDDWRPWFVDDQVAGYSREYGNNFTFATVKGGGHTAPEFKPKECFAMFSRWISKQAL
- the LOC105777082 gene encoding uncharacterized protein LOC105777082 — protein: MAARANRHGVQFQFSFLLTWILAVQGASQTQSQTPKLQYGSIVTGNGKDHPSVSSHPSPANGLGRSCNIVDLCRQIILSLTDTSGTRVETVVNVTMGKGALNGSVAGLEALAAGATHWFYNKTHSTGQLNFTMDPISDAANASTMLDLEAVSRGIFRAKPDMYAPTSTNDSNIAPRVVGYFVTKANSTSNVVELTFYAIDEVSVEEDDMKLVLKCAESILLAGKAYSCTSLKKCC